From Paenibacillus polymyxa, the proteins below share one genomic window:
- the rpsM gene encoding 30S ribosomal protein S13: MARIAGVDLPRDKRVEIALTYIFGIGKTTSQKILKETGISANTRVRDLTEDEVSKLRETIDKEVKVEGDLRREISLNIKRLTEIGCYRGVRHRRGLPVRGQRTKTNARTRKGPRRTVANKKK, translated from the coding sequence ATGGCTCGTATAGCTGGTGTGGATTTGCCACGTGACAAACGCGTTGAGATCGCCTTGACTTACATTTTCGGAATCGGTAAGACGACTTCTCAGAAAATTTTGAAGGAAACAGGCATCAGTGCAAACACGCGTGTTCGTGATTTGACTGAAGATGAAGTGAGCAAATTACGTGAAACGATCGACAAAGAAGTTAAAGTAGAAGGCGATCTGCGTCGTGAAATTTCCTTGAATATTAAACGTCTGACTGAGATTGGCTGCTACCGTGGTGTTCGTCACCGTCGTGGATTGCCTGTTCGCGGACAACGTACTAAAACTAATGCTCGTACCCGTAAAGGTCCTCGTCGGACTGTAGCGAACAAGAAGAAATAA